In one window of Poriferisphaera corsica DNA:
- a CDS encoding aldehyde dehydrogenase family protein has product MIRNNEKQPLVEDKSHEAEAVGSTRSNTHFEFINESIRDFSDEKQRQQFKKSITSIKIQNTKHIDTQDLDSYITRAKKAQQHWQATAVYQRSAALLRAADNITTHRDAIAGVIIREAGKTWREADAEVCEAIDFLRYYARCAIELSIPEILNDYPGEFNEHWIEPRGIVAVIAPWNFPLAIPLGMTVAALATGNAVILKPAEQTPYIAKMLVEKLHQSGIPKDILHLAPGLGETIGAQLVSDSRISTIAFTGSRQVGLNIIKTAYDTKPDQHFIKRVICEMGGKNAIIVDDSADLDQAIVGVRDSAFGFAGQKCSACSRCIVLESIHDSFVDRLVAATKTLEVGDPINPGTDIGPLIDQEAEHKAQCYINIGHAEGHCALAMSSPLSAEPHANRPFVGPHIFTGIQQHHSLANDEIFAPVLAVIKAKTFDEAIHIANATDYKLTGGVYTRKPSHLTKAKREFNVGNLYLNRNITGALVARQPFGGFGLSGIGEKAGGVHYLRQFTVPRVCSENTMRRGFVPETFDM; this is encoded by the coding sequence ATGATACGAAATAATGAAAAGCAACCCTTGGTCGAAGACAAATCTCATGAAGCTGAAGCCGTAGGCTCGACAAGATCAAATACGCACTTTGAATTTATAAATGAATCTATACGCGATTTTTCTGATGAGAAGCAGCGACAACAATTCAAAAAATCAATAACCAGCATCAAAATACAGAATACAAAGCATATTGATACGCAAGATCTCGATTCTTATATCACAAGAGCCAAAAAGGCACAGCAGCATTGGCAGGCAACGGCGGTTTATCAAAGATCCGCGGCGCTACTACGTGCAGCAGATAACATCACTACTCATAGGGATGCTATCGCAGGTGTGATTATCCGTGAAGCGGGAAAAACATGGCGCGAAGCAGATGCAGAAGTATGTGAGGCAATAGATTTTCTACGATACTATGCTCGTTGTGCTATCGAACTTTCGATACCCGAAATACTCAATGATTACCCGGGCGAGTTCAATGAACATTGGATTGAGCCGCGTGGTATTGTTGCAGTTATTGCGCCATGGAACTTTCCGTTAGCAATACCATTGGGTATGACTGTTGCTGCTTTGGCTACAGGTAATGCCGTGATACTTAAACCTGCTGAGCAGACGCCTTATATCGCGAAAATGCTTGTTGAGAAACTACATCAATCAGGTATCCCCAAGGATATATTACATCTTGCTCCTGGCTTAGGTGAAACAATTGGTGCTCAGCTTGTTTCAGATTCTCGTATCAGCACGATCGCATTTACTGGTTCTAGGCAAGTCGGACTCAATATCATAAAAACAGCCTATGATACCAAGCCCGATCAGCATTTTATTAAACGCGTGATCTGTGAGATGGGCGGAAAAAACGCAATCATTGTGGATGATTCAGCTGATCTTGATCAAGCAATTGTTGGAGTGCGTGATTCTGCTTTCGGATTTGCGGGTCAAAAATGCTCAGCCTGCTCACGATGCATCGTTCTAGAAAGTATTCATGATTCGTTTGTTGATCGCTTGGTTGCTGCTACGAAAACGCTTGAGGTCGGCGATCCAATTAATCCCGGGACAGATATCGGCCCCTTGATTGATCAAGAAGCAGAACATAAAGCTCAATGCTATATCAATATAGGTCATGCCGAAGGCCACTGCGCTTTGGCGATGTCCTCGCCATTGTCTGCAGAGCCGCATGCGAATAGGCCTTTTGTCGGCCCCCATATTTTTACCGGCATTCAACAACATCACAGTCTCGCCAACGACGAAATTTTTGCCCCGGTTCTGGCTGTGATTAAAGCAAAAACATTTGATGAAGCGATCCATATCGCCAATGCAACCGATTATAAGCTTACTGGCGGTGTTTATACACGAAAACCATCGCACCTCACGAAAGCAAAACGAGAATTTAATGTGGGTAATCTTTACTTGAATCGTAATATTACAGGAGCATTAGTAGCGCGACAGCCTTTCGGCGGTTTCGGTTTATCCGGTATTGGCGAAAAGGCAGGTGGTGTTCATTATCTACGCCAGTTCACAGTCCCTCGGGTCTGTTCAGAAAATACGATGAGGCGTGGATTTGTGCCAGAAACATTCGATATGTGA
- a CDS encoding proline dehydrogenase family protein, producing MLRQTQVSLPVNNFENRIQEIGADLLEDMHSLSSNQKEPLTDKLMSWSMNDNGFKTQLFRFVDTLPALKNSKLVHDYLKDYLFQPDVNLPAGISTALKAGRFARSAFAMTVKLQVESIAKRFIAASKPNDLLSILHGQWQNGIAFSIDLLGEECLSDDEASEYQNKYLELIQLLSQETCSWQAMTQLEVGYNHHEPRVNLSLKISSLIAKVDSINFDYTLNSLEQAIKPILISAEQNNVFINFDIESYALKNLTIKLFERCVTKYQFHAGIAIQAYLHSVEHDIQSLINTAAKYNRQFTIRLVKGAYWDYEVINAKQRGWPIPVYTKKVEVDASFERMAEKILNQTPKAVGQGGAFLALGSHNVRSISHALAYMKELGLPKNAIELQMLYGMAGTLKTAVVNKGLRLREYIPVGELLPGMAYLVRRLLENTSNESWLHAGESQSRSDQELLASPHQHSLLDEANHDTK from the coding sequence GTGCTACGTCAAACACAAGTTTCGTTGCCAGTCAATAATTTTGAAAATCGTATACAAGAGATTGGGGCCGATCTTTTAGAAGATATGCATTCTCTATCATCAAACCAAAAAGAACCGTTAACTGATAAGTTAATGAGTTGGTCTATGAATGATAATGGATTTAAAACACAACTATTTCGATTTGTCGATACTTTGCCAGCTCTAAAAAATTCCAAACTAGTTCATGATTATCTTAAAGATTACTTATTTCAGCCGGACGTTAATTTACCTGCTGGTATATCAACAGCATTAAAGGCAGGGCGTTTTGCACGATCTGCTTTTGCAATGACTGTTAAGTTGCAAGTTGAAAGTATTGCGAAACGTTTTATCGCGGCTTCAAAACCAAATGATTTACTTTCCATATTACATGGACAATGGCAAAATGGTATTGCCTTCAGTATAGATCTACTCGGTGAAGAATGCTTAAGCGACGATGAAGCAAGTGAATATCAGAATAAGTATCTTGAATTGATACAATTGTTAAGCCAAGAAACATGTTCATGGCAGGCAATGACGCAACTGGAGGTTGGCTATAATCACCATGAACCTCGGGTTAATTTGTCACTGAAAATAAGCTCATTAATTGCCAAAGTGGACTCAATCAATTTTGATTATACATTGAATTCATTAGAACAAGCGATCAAACCTATTCTCATCTCAGCAGAACAGAATAATGTGTTTATCAATTTTGATATCGAATCTTATGCATTAAAAAATTTAACAATCAAGTTATTTGAACGATGTGTCACAAAATATCAATTTCATGCTGGAATCGCGATACAAGCATATCTTCATTCCGTAGAACATGATATTCAATCACTGATTAACACCGCAGCAAAATATAATCGCCAATTCACAATACGTTTGGTTAAAGGGGCATATTGGGATTATGAAGTAATCAATGCGAAACAGCGAGGTTGGCCAATTCCCGTATATACTAAGAAAGTAGAGGTTGATGCGAGTTTTGAGCGCATGGCAGAAAAAATATTAAATCAGACACCAAAGGCCGTAGGGCAAGGGGGCGCATTCCTTGCGTTGGGCTCACACAATGTGCGTTCAATTTCGCACGCTCTAGCTTATATGAAGGAGCTTGGCCTCCCAAAGAATGCAATTGAGCTACAAATGCTGTACGGAATGGCCGGAACATTAAAGACCGCCGTTGTTAACAAGGGCCTACGTTTGCGTGAGTACATCCCTGTTGGTGAATTGCTTCCGGGAATGGCGTATCTTGTCCGTAGATTATTAGAGAATACATCGAACGAATCATGGCTACATGCAGGAGAATCACAATCCCGATCCGATCAAGAACTGTTAGCCTCTCCTCATCAACACAGCCTGTTAGACGAGGCAAATCATGATACGAAATAA
- a CDS encoding SLOG cluster 4 domain-containing protein — MNENKRYSVSVIGDSDCLVDSICYRLAYETGMLLADNRYYIVTGGLGGVMEAADKGAHASKYYEFGDTIGYLPGNHTALANQWVDRPIPTSLGHVRNAIVAQSDAIIAVGGAAGTLSEMCFAWIFDRLVVGLTCNGWSKELAGKKIDNRIRFPHIKDDCVFMASNPIEAVNLINQKLPQYLGI; from the coding sequence ATGAATGAAAATAAACGATATTCAGTTTCAGTGATAGGAGATAGCGATTGTTTAGTCGACAGTATTTGCTACCGTCTTGCCTATGAGACCGGGATGTTGCTGGCCGATAATCGTTACTACATTGTCACAGGTGGCCTCGGTGGTGTGATGGAAGCTGCTGACAAAGGGGCGCATGCCTCGAAATATTATGAGTTTGGCGATACTATTGGCTATTTGCCAGGCAATCACACTGCGTTAGCCAATCAATGGGTAGATCGGCCAATACCAACATCACTAGGGCATGTACGTAATGCTATTGTGGCTCAGTCCGATGCTATCATTGCGGTCGGTGGCGCTGCAGGTACACTTTCAGAAATGTGCTTTGCGTGGATTTTTGACCGACTTGTCGTTGGGCTTACATGTAATGGTTGGTCTAAAGAACTTGCAGGAAAGAAAATTGACAATCGAATCCGTTTTCCCCATATAAAAGATGATTGCGTTTTTATGGCTTCAAATCCTATCGAGGCCGTTAACCTTATAAACCAAAAACTGCCACAGTACTTAGGCATCTAA